A stretch of Bacillota bacterium DNA encodes these proteins:
- the rsgA gene encoding ribosome small subunit-dependent GTPase A: MNNEGLSNTDVCGIRITSGPQENLRSGLVIRIGSDIYQVLVDGRPILCTIRRRLIKETENTINPVAPGDIVYLSILDGGGGVIEEIGKRRNSFGRKAAGGRPGEQVIAANVDQIIIVYAAAEPTFRARGLDRYLAVAEYSGIPAVICLNKIDLASPEDAANMTVPYEEIGYQVLHTCAKTGQGIDDLRSLLAGRISVVVGPSGVGKSSLLNAVEPELGLATGEVGRITHRGRHTTTASRLIQLRAGGFVVDTAGMREFGFWEISAQDLASCFREMRPYIGKCRFSNCAHLTEPGCAVRDALASGFIRPARYEHYVKLMEGR, from the coding sequence ATGAATAATGAAGGCCTTTCCAATACTGATGTTTGTGGTATCCGCATCACATCCGGTCCACAGGAAAACCTCCGCAGCGGCTTGGTCATCCGGATAGGAAGTGACATCTATCAAGTGCTTGTAGATGGCAGGCCTATCCTGTGCACAATCCGGCGGAGATTGATTAAAGAGACTGAAAACACCATAAATCCAGTGGCGCCTGGAGATATCGTCTATCTATCCATTCTTGATGGTGGCGGAGGTGTGATAGAGGAAATCGGCAAGCGACGCAATTCATTTGGCAGGAAGGCCGCAGGTGGCCGTCCGGGAGAGCAAGTCATCGCAGCTAATGTGGACCAGATCATCATCGTATACGCGGCGGCGGAACCTACATTCAGGGCACGGGGCCTTGACCGGTACCTTGCCGTAGCCGAGTATTCAGGAATACCAGCTGTTATATGCCTCAACAAGATCGACCTTGCCTCCCCTGAGGATGCCGCCAACATGACCGTTCCCTATGAGGAAATCGGCTACCAAGTTCTACATACATGCGCCAAGACAGGCCAGGGCATAGATGACCTCAGGTCCCTCCTCGCGGGCAGGATTTCCGTTGTGGTTGGCCCATCAGGAGTGGGGAAGTCGTCACTACTCAATGCTGTGGAGCCGGAACTTGGCCTTGCGACAGGTGAGGTCGGTCGGATCACACACCGGGGCCGCCACACAACCACGGCCTCCCGGCTCATTCAGCTCCGCGCAGGCGGTTTCGTGGTGGATACAGCGGGGATGAGGGAATTCGGATTTTGGGAGATTTCAGCCCAGGATCTTGCATCGTGCTTTCGTGAAATGAGGCCGTATATAGGGAAATGCCGATTTTCCAATTGCGCGCACCTGACCGAACCAGGATGTGCAGTGCGAGATGCCCTCGCGTCGGGATTCATACGCCCCGCACGGTATGAACATTATGTGAAGCTTATGGAGGGGAGGTAA
- a CDS encoding nucleotidyltransferase domain-containing protein yields the protein MDVQPDSLAAYYARKYPLTFTDDSLPAESFLVERYREAWEVAKMAADILKGRYGASKVVVFGSLVDRSRFSLWSDIDLAAWGVSDHKFYAAVGEVIGLSTRFKIDLVDPESCRESLRRAIEGEGMEI from the coding sequence ATGGACGTGCAGCCTGACAGCCTGGCTGCCTATTATGCTAGGAAATATCCCCTCACATTCACGGACGATTCTCTCCCGGCTGAGTCATTCCTGGTCGAGCGTTACCGGGAAGCGTGGGAAGTTGCCAAGATGGCTGCAGACATATTGAAAGGCAGGTATGGCGCCTCGAAGGTGGTAGTCTTTGGCTCATTGGTCGACCGCTCCCGATTCAGCCTATGGTCTGATATTGATTTGGCAGCATGGGGGGTCTCGGACCATAAATTTTACGCCGCAGTGGGGGAAGTTATAGGGTTAAGCACGAGATTCAAGATAGACTTGGTCGATCCGGAATCTTGCCGCGAATCTCTGCGCAGAGCTATTGAAGGCGAAGGGATGGAGATATAA